One stretch of Deltaproteobacteria bacterium DNA includes these proteins:
- a CDS encoding response regulator: MSPDEKILIVDDDPDIRRLIQKALSKAGYTCLEAEDGRGLFHLMADHRLALILLDIKLPYQDGLTLLPKILEQDQEVCVVMLTGVVDVKTAILAIRKGAFDYIPKPFPLEELQLVVRRALEKRRLEIENKLYHQAIERKNLRLEILHGLSVKIAFSLLETVELEEILRTILVGITAGEGLGLNRAFLALFNDTQTRLEGKIAIGPGSPEEAGRIWASLQERKTSLSQAIAEYGRVCRIENTRVNQIAQAISLPSTDYDNILIRAAQEKRSFNVVDGQIDKQPVKKDIIHLLGSESFAVVPLCSPDRVQGIIVADNYITRQPITAEDITAMELFANQASLAIEKSRLYSELAQKVSNLEAVNKELEENRDLLIRVERLSALGEMAAQIAHEMKNPLASIGGVARFIQRHTQEEKYKNHLETIVKETLRLEQILFQIFDFIQCPSITLKKINLNHLLHSCLQTLHSQMEKSNITLATDFSPDLPEMDLDEDRIKEAVLNICRNAIDAMPSGGRLRVCTGVDRKEVRVEISDTGVGMVPEHLEKARQPFFTTKTYGIGLGLTLAEKIVNMHQGRITLSGKLGSGVCVTIFLLLSPGSID, from the coding sequence ATGTCCCCTGACGAAAAGATACTCATCGTAGATGACGACCCTGATATCCGGCGGCTCATCCAGAAAGCCCTGAGTAAGGCCGGATATACCTGTCTGGAGGCCGAAGACGGTCGTGGGCTTTTTCATCTGATGGCCGACCATCGCCTGGCCCTAATCCTTTTGGACATCAAACTTCCCTATCAGGATGGGTTGACTCTTTTGCCCAAGATCCTGGAGCAGGACCAGGAAGTCTGCGTGGTTATGCTGACGGGTGTAGTCGATGTGAAAACCGCCATATTGGCTATCCGGAAAGGGGCCTTTGATTATATTCCCAAGCCTTTCCCGTTGGAGGAACTGCAATTGGTGGTCCGCCGGGCTCTGGAGAAAAGGCGTTTGGAAATTGAAAACAAACTCTATCATCAGGCCATCGAGAGAAAAAATCTCCGCCTGGAGATTTTACACGGTCTCTCTGTCAAGATAGCCTTTTCCCTGTTAGAGACCGTAGAACTTGAAGAAATCCTCAGGACTATATTGGTCGGAATCACAGCCGGCGAAGGACTGGGGTTAAATCGAGCCTTTTTGGCCTTATTCAATGATACCCAAACCAGGTTGGAAGGCAAGATTGCCATAGGCCCGGGCAGTCCCGAAGAAGCGGGGCGGATCTGGGCCTCTTTACAAGAGCGCAAAACCAGTCTGTCCCAGGCCATCGCCGAATACGGTCGGGTTTGCCGGATTGAAAACACCCGGGTCAACCAAATCGCCCAGGCGATTTCGCTTCCCTCCACCGATTATGATAACATCCTGATCCGGGCCGCTCAAGAAAAACGATCTTTTAATGTCGTAGACGGCCAGATCGATAAGCAGCCTGTTAAAAAGGATATCATTCATCTTTTAGGGTCCGAGTCCTTTGCCGTTGTTCCCCTTTGTTCGCCGGACCGGGTCCAAGGGATAATTGTGGCCGACAACTATATTACCCGCCAACCGATCACGGCCGAAGACATTACGGCTATGGAGCTGTTTGCCAATCAGGCCAGCCTGGCCATAGAAAAAAGCCGGCTCTATTCCGAACTGGCCCAAAAAGTGTCCAACCTGGAAGCCGTCAACAAGGAATTGGAAGAAAACCGGGACCTGCTGATACGGGTCGAACGATTGTCAGCCCTGGGGGAAATGGCGGCTCAAATCGCCCATGAAATGAAGAACCCCCTGGCCTCCATCGGCGGGGTGGCCCGATTTATCCAAAGACACACCCAGGAAGAGAAATATAAAAATCATTTGGAGACTATCGTCAAGGAAACCTTGCGGCTGGAGCAGATCCTGTTCCAGATTTTTGACTTTATCCAATGTCCGTCGATAACCCTAAAAAAAATAAATTTAAACCACCTTCTCCATTCCTGTCTTCAGACCCTCCATTCCCAAATGGAAAAATCCAATATAACCCTGGCGACCGACTTTTCTCCGGATCTGCCTGAAATGGATCTGGATGAAGACCGGATAAAGGAGGCCGTCCTGAATATCTGCCGCAATGCCATCGACGCCATGCCTTCGGGCGGTCGGTTGCGTGTCTGCACCGGGGTGGACCGGAAAGAAGTCCGGGTTGAAATAAGCGATACCGGCGTGGGGATGGTTCCGGAACATTTAGAAAAGGCCCGGCAACCTTTTTTTACCACAAAAACCTATGGGATCGGTTTGGGGCTGACCCTGGCGGAAAAAATTGTTAATATGCACCAGGGCAGGATCACTCTTTCCGGTAAATTGGGATCCGGGGTCTGTGTAACGATTTTCCTGCTTTTGTCGCCGGGATCAATCGATTAG
- a CDS encoding GDP-mannose 4,6-dehydratase codes for MSEMNYYTGKKILITGGLGFIGSTLAIRLIESGAEVTLLDALIPDLGANSFNIEPIKDRVAVVQANLGDRSVVDDQVKGKDLIFNIGMHSCHLRSMSDPLFDLETNVIPQVHFLEALRAHNPQTRIIYIGTRAQYGQALTIPITENTPPNPKDIYAASKQVVEWYHLLYQKICGLRATSLRLGNTYGPRHQMRHPQYGVQNFLIRLALEDQEIKVFGDGIQKREMIYIDDIISCLLLLGENPSCVDQIYSIGSAESITFLQLVQEIIRACGSGRYVHVPWPEDRKTIEVGDVVTDFSKLTAHTGWKPSTLLAEGLNKTVAFYRQYRGHYWL; via the coding sequence ATGTCTGAAATGAATTATTACACCGGCAAAAAGATATTGATTACCGGCGGCCTTGGATTTATCGGAAGTACTTTGGCCATTCGCCTGATTGAATCGGGGGCCGAGGTCACTCTTTTGGATGCCCTGATACCGGATTTAGGGGCCAATTCCTTTAATATCGAACCGATAAAAGACCGGGTTGCAGTGGTCCAGGCCAACCTCGGGGATCGTTCGGTGGTTGATGATCAGGTCAAAGGCAAAGACCTGATTTTTAATATCGGTATGCATTCCTGCCATCTGAGATCCATGTCCGATCCCCTCTTTGACCTGGAGACCAATGTCATCCCCCAGGTCCATTTTTTAGAGGCCTTGCGCGCCCACAATCCTCAAACCCGGATCATCTATATCGGCACCCGGGCCCAATACGGTCAGGCCCTGACCATTCCCATTACGGAAAATACCCCGCCCAATCCCAAAGACATCTATGCCGCCAGTAAACAGGTCGTAGAATGGTACCACCTCCTCTATCAAAAAATTTGCGGTCTCCGGGCAACCTCTTTGCGCCTGGGCAATACCTATGGTCCGCGACACCAGATGCGTCATCCCCAATACGGCGTCCAAAATTTTCTGATCCGATTGGCCCTGGAGGATCAGGAGATCAAAGTCTTTGGCGACGGCATCCAAAAAAGGGAAATGATTTACATTGATGACATTATTTCCTGCCTGCTTTTATTGGGGGAAAATCCTTCCTGTGTCGACCAAATCTATAGTATCGGGAGTGCCGAGTCCATCACCTTCTTGCAACTGGTTCAGGAAATCATCCGGGCCTGCGGGTCGGGCCGCTATGTCCATGTCCCCTGGCCGGAAGATCGGAAGACCATCGAAGTGGGCGATGTGGTCACCGATTTTTCCAAGCTGACCGCCCATACGGGCTGGAAGCCCAGCACCTTGCTGGCTGAGGGGCTTAACAAGACCGTGGCCTTTTATCGGCAGTATCGGGGCCATTATTGGCTGTAA
- a CDS encoding undecaprenyl-diphosphate phosphatase, translating into MFDYWVAIILGIVEGLTEFIPVSSTGHLILVGHLLSFKGRMSETFDIVIQLGAILAVVILYRQRFIGLLPKKAWLNWSQRNVGFSGLQGCFLLGLTTLPALIIGKFAYKVIKGYLFNPTWVAIAMAVGGIGILIAEHQRTKVRADSLDGIQWSQALYIGLFQCLSMWPGISRAGATIVGGLLTGLDRKTAAEYSFLAAVPVMIAATGYDLYKTWSHFQAGDLVLLGIGFGVSFVVAYITVAAFIRLLGRWTLKPFAWYRLALAPIILLFWPD; encoded by the coding sequence TTGTTTGATTATTGGGTAGCCATCATTTTGGGCATCGTGGAAGGGTTAACGGAGTTCATCCCCGTCTCCTCCACAGGGCATCTGATCCTGGTGGGACACCTTTTGAGCTTTAAGGGCCGGATGTCCGAGACCTTTGACATTGTCATTCAGCTCGGGGCCATCCTGGCGGTCGTCATCCTCTACCGCCAAAGATTTATCGGCCTTTTACCCAAAAAAGCCTGGCTGAACTGGTCCCAAAGAAATGTTGGGTTTTCCGGCTTACAGGGTTGTTTTTTGTTGGGGCTGACTACCCTTCCGGCCCTCATTATAGGGAAATTCGCCTATAAGGTTATCAAGGGGTATCTGTTTAATCCGACCTGGGTGGCCATAGCCATGGCTGTGGGCGGGATCGGCATATTGATCGCCGAACACCAACGGACCAAAGTTAGGGCTGACTCTCTGGATGGGATTCAATGGTCCCAGGCCCTGTATATAGGTCTCTTTCAGTGTCTTTCCATGTGGCCGGGCATATCGCGGGCCGGGGCGACCATCGTCGGCGGCCTTCTGACCGGCTTGGATCGCAAAACAGCAGCCGAATATTCCTTCCTGGCAGCCGTTCCGGTAATGATCGCCGCTACGGGTTACGACCTTTATAAGACCTGGTCTCATTTCCAGGCAGGAGACCTCGTCTTGTTAGGGATCGGTTTTGGGGTCTCTTTTGTGGTGGCCTATATTACCGTAGCAGCTTTTATTCGACTCCTGGGCCGTTGGACCTTAAAGCCTTTCGCCTGGTACCGCCTGGCCTTGGCCCCGATCATTCTCCTTTTTTGGCCTGATTAA
- a CDS encoding TetR/AcrR family transcriptional regulator produces MKKKDREDIRKSIITAATRLFAEQGYQKTTITDISREVGLVESAIYEYFQGKEDLLFSIPYDWATEKIEELEEQLYGIEGSFNKLRKFYWWYLRNVEKSPQTAIVIFLILQTNRDYLQTEVYSQIKSLFSTLIKIFEEGRDSGEMRKDLDPYEARAIFWGTINNKVTRWLLKGRNYPLNQNLDHSFSLLKEAFRPQEQV; encoded by the coding sequence ATGAAAAAAAAGGATCGGGAAGATATAAGAAAAAGCATCATTACGGCAGCAACCAGGCTGTTTGCGGAGCAGGGCTATCAAAAAACCACCATTACGGATATATCCAGGGAAGTAGGGTTGGTCGAATCGGCCATTTATGAATATTTTCAAGGAAAGGAAGACCTGCTTTTCAGTATCCCCTATGATTGGGCCACTGAAAAGATTGAAGAATTGGAGGAACAGCTTTACGGGATCGAAGGTTCTTTTAATAAACTCAGAAAATTTTATTGGTGGTATTTGCGGAATGTGGAGAAAAGTCCGCAAACCGCAATAGTCATCTTTTTAATTTTGCAAACCAATCGGGATTATTTGCAGACCGAGGTATACTCTCAGATTAAATCCCTATTTTCCACGTTAATAAAAATTTTTGAAGAGGGACGAGACTCCGGTGAAATGAGAAAGGATTTGGATCCCTATGAAGCCAGGGCCATCTTTTGGGGCACTATTAATAATAAAGTAACCCGGTGGCTTCTAAAAGGGAGGAATTATCCATTGAATCAAAATCTGGATCATTCCTTCAGCCTTTTAAAAGAGGCTTTTCGACCTCAGGAACAGGTGTAG